The following is a genomic window from Rhodomicrobium lacus.
CGCAGAATTTCCGCGAGATAAGTATAGGCGCCAAGATTTGCTGCGTGGAAGAAAAAAGTCGCCGGTAACATCAGGCGCAAGGATTTATCGGTCCAAATCAGAGTCAGAGCGCGATATCGAACGGCTCGGTCGCCTTGGCGGGGCGTCCCGGACAGCATGTACCATGACAGCATAGCCGTGACCAAAGAGAGGATCACGATGAGGGTGAAGGAGACACGCCACCCAGCGGTGGCCGCTATGAATGCGCCGAGCGGAACGCCGGCGACCTGACCGAGCGCAAAGCTTCCCATCCCGAAGCCGATCGCGGTTCCGCGGATATCATCCCTCGCGGTATGAGCGATGTATGTCCAACTCGCCGGTCCCGCTATCGCTATGCCCAGTCCGGCAACGGCGCGCCCTGCGACCAGAACGAGGAAATGCGAGGCAATAGCCGAAAGCAAATTACCCATTGCGAAGATCACTATTCCGCTGACAATCAGCCGCCTTGCGCCGAACCGGTTGTAACCGAGACCGATCAGCGGGCCTAGAACAGCCTGAACCAATACGTAGGCTGTCACGGTGGAGGCTGCGGTCGAAACGGGAACTTGAAAATACTCCGAAAGCAGCGGGAGCAGGGGCGAGATCAGGTACATCTCGGCACCAGCAAGAAAAAACAGCATGTAAAGCGTCGAAAAGGGAACCAGGGCCGATCTGCGCCCGATGCGGCTGAGGTCGTTTGAGGAAGGCTGGTGCATTTTCTTGCGTGACGCCCCTCAGACAGCGAAGGTCGGGCGATAGATGCGAAGCCAGGCATCGAAATTTAGCGCCAGCTCTGCCCCGACATTACTGATGAAAGGGCCGTTCTCCCCGTGAAGCGCGGCCTGCTCCAGACGTTGGACATCGAAAATCTCGCCAAGATCCCCAACCGGTTCCACCAGCCGTTGCGCCAATTGTCGGCGCAGGAGTGCCCCATATGCGGTGCTCCGTGTGGTAGGGTACGGAACCTTCTTCCGATGGATCACCGACTGAGGCAACAGATCGGCCGCCGCCGATTTGAGCAGACCCTTCACTTGCCCCTCCCGGGTCTTATCCTTCCACGGAAGAGGGGCGACAAGCTGGACGAGACGGGGGTCGCAATAGGGAACCCTCACCTCGATTCCCGCTGCCATGCTCATCCGATCCTTCCTGTCCAGCAATGTCGGTAGAAAGCGCGTCAAGCCGAGATGGACGATTTGCTGCATTCGCGCCTCGCGATCGTCGGAGCGCTCCTCGGCCGGAACTTCTGCGAGCGCGGCTTGATAGTTATCGGCGACGTATTGCTCAATTTTGAGATGCTGCTTCAGGTCGTCGCGGAAATACCCCAGGATCCGCCGATGCAGATCGCCGTGGGCGGGGGACGCAGCCATCCACGGAAAGGTCTCCGCCGTAACTGAAACCGAATCATGAAACCAGCGGTATCCTCCGAAGATTTCATCGGCGGCTTCGCCCGACAAAGCGACCTTCGACGTCCCGTTGATCGCTTTCGACAGGAGATGGAGGCTCATGTCGAGATCGCCGATGCCGATCGGCATGTCCCGCGCGCGAACGCAGGTTTCACGCACGGCCTCAGATGCCATCGTCTCCGGGGTCAAGGAAGCGCGCGTATGGGCCACACCCAGATGATCGACGACCTGGGTGACGAAAGGAGCGTCGTCGTCGCCGGAAAATTTATCCCCGAAGTCCAGGGAGAACGACCGCATCGGAGCGGCACTACCTCCGATGCGATGAGCCAGGGCCGTCAGCACGCTGGAGTCCAGTCCTCCCGACAACAAGGTGCAAAGCGGCACATCGGCGATCATTTGCCGTTCGACGATATCTTCCAGCAGGCTTCGGATCATGTCCGGCGTCGGCTTCTCCTCACCGAGGTTGGTCCATGGCGACCAATATCGTGTCTCTTCCCGCCCGGTCTCGGTGATGCGCAGCACATGGCCCGGCCGCACCTCAAGCATCCCGCAATAGGGTGTGCGGCCAGGAATTTTGAGAAGCGGAAGGAGTAACTGGGCTAATCCTTCTTCATCGATTTTCGGTTTTACGGCTTCATGAGCGAAGAGAGCCTTGGGTTCGGAACCAAAAATAACGCCAGTCTTCGCTGGATAGTAATAGAGCGGCTTTATTCCCAAGTGATCGCGCGCCAGCCACAATTCCCGCCGCTCGATGTCCCATATCGCAAATGCGTACATGCCATTGAAATAGTTCAGGCATTTCGGCCCCCACGCGATCCACGCTAGGAGAATGACCTCGGTATCGCCGCGCGTATGAAAATCATATCCGAGATCTTGCAGTTCTTTGCGTAACTCCTTGTAATTATACAATTCGCCATTGTAGACGAGGACCGCCGCCGTCCGGCCGTTGCGCTCGTAGGCCAGGGGTTGCCGGCTGCCTTCAGGGTCAATGATGGCAAGGCGCCGATGGCCCAATGCGACATGCTCACCGCGCCAATAGCCGACACCATCCGGCCCTCTGGCCGCGAGTGTCTCGGTCATACGTTCGAGTGTGAATTTATCGGTGTCTTTTTGGGTGTAATCGACCCACCCGGCAATTCCGCACATAAGTCGCCCTCCTGGCAGGATCAGCGGATACTGACGCGATAGGTCTGCAGCCATTGATTGACGTTAAGCAGAAAAGATAGTCCCGCTGTTTGGCTTGCCGCGCTCCTCGGGCTCGGGAGGGGAACCCCATCGTTCAGGAAAGCCCTGACCTTGAAGGGCTCCACGAGTTCGAAGACCGGCGCACCGGGCGTCGCCAAAAGATCGTCTACGCGCTCGCGCAAGGACTGCTGGTATCTGACATCAGGATTGGCGGGAAAGGCGCTTTTGCGCCGGGTAAAGACGGACCTCGGCAGGAGGTCTGCCACGGCGCGACGCAATAACGTCTTTTCGATGCCGTCCGAATTTTTTGCATTCCAGGGAAGCATCCAGACATATTCGACAAGGCGGTGGTCGCAGTACGGGACACGGGCTTCGACCCCCGCCGCCATGCTCATTCGGTTGCGGTCCAGCAGGGCCGGCAGCCATCGCGTCAAGGCGAGATACCCGATTTTTCTCAGCCGCACATCGTGCGGTGACTCGCCGGTAAAAGATGCCGCCTCCGCCAGCGCCTCGTGATAACGCTCCTT
Proteins encoded in this region:
- the asnB gene encoding asparagine synthase (glutamine-hydrolyzing), whose translation is MCGIAGWVDYTQKDTDKFTLERMTETLAARGPDGVGYWRGEHVALGHRRLAIIDPEGSRQPLAYERNGRTAAVLVYNGELYNYKELRKELQDLGYDFHTRGDTEVILLAWIAWGPKCLNYFNGMYAFAIWDIERRELWLARDHLGIKPLYYYPAKTGVIFGSEPKALFAHEAVKPKIDEEGLAQLLLPLLKIPGRTPYCGMLEVRPGHVLRITETGREETRYWSPWTNLGEEKPTPDMIRSLLEDIVERQMIADVPLCTLLSGGLDSSVLTALAHRIGGSAAPMRSFSLDFGDKFSGDDDAPFVTQVVDHLGVAHTRASLTPETMASEAVRETCVRARDMPIGIGDLDMSLHLLSKAINGTSKVALSGEAADEIFGGYRWFHDSVSVTAETFPWMAASPAHGDLHRRILGYFRDDLKQHLKIEQYVADNYQAALAEVPAEERSDDREARMQQIVHLGLTRFLPTLLDRKDRMSMAAGIEVRVPYCDPRLVQLVAPLPWKDKTREGQVKGLLKSAAADLLPQSVIHRKKVPYPTTRSTAYGALLRRQLAQRLVEPVGDLGEIFDVQRLEQAALHGENGPFISNVGAELALNFDAWLRIYRPTFAV
- a CDS encoding MFS transporter, with protein sequence MHQPSSNDLSRIGRRSALVPFSTLYMLFFLAGAEMYLISPLLPLLSEYFQVPVSTAASTVTAYVLVQAVLGPLIGLGYNRFGARRLIVSGIVIFAMGNLLSAIASHFLVLVAGRAVAGLGIAIAGPASWTYIAHTARDDIRGTAIGFGMGSFALGQVAGVPLGAFIAATAGWRVSFTLIVILSLVTAMLSWYMLSGTPRQGDRAVRYRALTLIWTDKSLRLMLPATFFFHAANLGAYTYLAEILRLHYSLTTVQLGFIGVLSGVGTFLGANIAGAVGDRLRWRGMTESWLLPIWSLLLFVTMAVALSEVFLIVALGAILLWFVAAGAFDTNQQTLISNLAPVDMTSVALAWNMSILFSSAAFGIWLMSITENRDTNVLAGGLFLAAVAAIGSAIAARLLSNGNKAKHSMLQDATTER